The Henckelia pumila isolate YLH828 unplaced genomic scaffold, ASM3356847v2 CTG_525:::fragment_3, whole genome shotgun sequence genome segment GGTGATCGTAAGTAAAGATTCTGCGTCTATACAATCAAACCCGAGCCTCATATCCAAATTCTCTCGGGCGTTGACCAGCATTGGACTAACCAAACCTCCGTTCATCTCCCTACGCTGCTTCTCGGTTGTTTCTCGTTCTATAAGTTCTGCAATAGCCTCTACACTACATGAAGGATGCAACTTAAATCCGTACAACAAGCTTTCTTCATCTTGAGTAGACATTTTGAGATGAAGAATTCTAGCAAGATCTTCAGAGCTAAAATCATCGAAATGGAAAAATTTCGTCACCCTTCTGCAAAAGCCTTCATTTGAGTTAATAACTCTGTTCATTGGTTCACTATACCCGGCAAAGATTACCACCACTTTGCCACTGTCCATGACAGACATGATCTCCTCCAAGGCTTCTATTCCATAATCTTTGTCGTCTGATTTCTGCATGGGTATCAGGCGGTATGCTTCATCGACAAATAAAATTCCCCCTTCTGCTTCTTGAATCTGTGATATGCATACATAACTCGAAAGTTAAAGGCAACTGAAAAAATTGCTGCATAAATATGCGGCAGAGAATAAATAATAATTCGAAAAGTTTAAAAAGAAAGGCCTCacctttcttcttgtttttggcCCTGTGTGACCAACGAATTCTCCAACCAAATCTGTTCTCTGCACTTCAGTCACCTTATCAGTAGGAAGTATGCCCACCATGTGAAGCAATTTTCCGAGGACGCGAGCTACCATAGTCTTACCTATAAgcaattaacaaaaaaatacgTGAGGTATGAATTATGGGAGTCGAATGAAATTAACCCAAAATTAAACTATTGTGCATAAATTTTCTAGAAAATCGAACTTCAGTACTTCACCCCTCCAAAATTTATAGATGGCTACAGATCCTCTGCaggaatatttatttaataactaGCAACAGTGAACGTGAATATTCGAAATACTGCAAGAAATAAATGAAGAACCTGTTCCGGGGTTTCCAAGGAAGGCCATGTGAGGTGGTCTTCTAGCACCAGCTTTTAGGCCTAGTGCACGACGCCTCTCATCCAATAGCATCCCCTTTGCCCACTTCCGAAGTTGTAACTTAAGTGCCTGTAAACCCACTATATTTGATAATTCACTCTCGAGTGCATCCATCTTGGCTTTTGTTTCACTGCATGCTTCGATGGCTCTTCGTTTTCGCTGCTCTTCAAGATGTTGTAATAGTAGTTTCCGCAAAATCTCATTATCAGGGCCTTGTGAAAGATGGTTTAAAGGAGTCATGCCCTCCTGCACTTCAGATGGTTTATAATGAACATCAACAACTAAGAGAATTTTAAAGTCCAAGTAATTGGATAATTAAGTTATTTTCATAAAGAAACGTACATTGTCTTCAGCACTGCAATCAGCATTATACTCCAGCAACGTCTTGACAGTTGAGCAGTCTTCTGCTCGAATTGAGTGCCAAACAGCAAGGTGCAATGGACTCATCCCATTCTGCATAAAAGATTCCCCGAATAAATAAGATTGGATAATGTCTGTGGAACTGAACATTTGCCATTAcacaaaaaactaaaaatagcAATGATATTGCAGCTCAAATAGTTTAAACCATTGAACAGCTAGCGCCACATGTTAATTGTTGAGCCACATGGACTGAGCATGGCTGGGAGCAATTGTCGCTCCCTAACAACATCAACAAGTTATGCGTTGAATATAAACTTAACAGCTAATGACTCACATTTGCTTTGGCCTCGACAACTGCACCATGAGCAAGAAGCAGCTTTGCAGCTTCATTACACCCATTCTTAGCTGCCATATGCAATGGAGTTTCTCCATACTGTCAAAGGTCAAATGAtcgattttcaaaaaatatgacTCGTCGTCCATCAGAAGagtaaaatcagaaacatttaTTGTTTAACAAATATCACTCGCCAACATACCATGTTCTTGGCCTCCATTTCCACCTTCTCGGTTCCTTGCCAGCCAAGAAGAAATTGTACTACCTCTATGCCATTGTAACCAGCAGCAACATGAAGGGGGGTTTGCGTCATCTGTACAACAAGAGGATGGAAATAGACCCTAATGAAGGGATTAACTTATGATGAACACTTTTTTATCACACAATGTAGCATTACATCAGTGGCTCGTGaaattaatccaataaattagaCTAACATAATTTGGTGGGAACGATAAAATGGTGGTTTATTGCCGCCAGGCATGTTTCTGCAAGCAGAACGAACTTTCTATGAAGATGAACACAACTATTTAGGTGTATTATGCTAGCTCAAAA includes the following:
- the LOC140873068 gene encoding uncharacterized protein, whose translation is MQKVKDQRARFSKPITIHACAQSGDLSAFQRLLRDNPALLNDRNAVMTQTPLHVAAGYNGIEVVQFLLGWQGTEKVEMEAKNMYGETPLHMAAKNGCNEAAKLLLAHGAVVEAKANNGMSPLHLAVWHSIRAEDCSTVKTLLEYNADCSAEDNEGMTPLNHLSQGPDNEILRKLLLQHLEEQRKRRAIEACSETKAKMDALESELSNIVGLQALKLQLRKWAKGMLLDERRRALGLKAGARRPPHMAFLGNPGTGKTMVARVLGKLLHMVGILPTDKVTEVQRTDLVGEFVGHTGPKTRRKIQEAEGGILFVDEAYRLIPMQKSDDKDYGIEALEEIMSVMDSGKVVVIFAGYSEPMNRVINSNEGFCRRVTKFFHFDDFSSEDLARILHLKMSTQDEESLLYGFKLHPSCSVEAIAELIERETTEKQRREMNGGLVSPMLVNARENLDMRLGFDCIDAESLLTITLDDLEAGLQLLTH